The bacterium BMS3Abin02 DNA segment GACGCCGCATACCCGAGAGTTCGGCGATGGACATCGACTCGGTCACCGAAGGGGACGGACTAGCGTTCCGGCGATGAGCATTCCACAATCACCAGGCTGGTTCCGCAAGGCAATCGCCATGGAGCCCGAAGAGCACACGATCGATGTCGACGGCTGCCCCATCCACTACCTGGGCTGGGGTGATCTCGACATGCCTGGGCTCGTATTCGTCCATGGTGGCGCGGCTCATGCCCACTGGTGGAGCCATCTCGCCCCGCTGTTCACCGAACGGTGGCATGTGGTGGCACTCGATCTTTCCGGTCATGGTGACAGCGGGAGGCACTCGGAATATTCGAGGGAGGTGTGGTCGCGTGAGGTCATGGCGGTGGCAGCCGATGCAGGATTCCCCGGCCCGCCGGTCGTGGTGGGCCACAGCCTCGGCGGCATGGTCATCATCGAGACGGCTGCAGCGTTCGGGGATGATCTGGCGGGCGCGGTGATCGTCGACACACCGGTGCGCCGGCCGGACCCCGAATCCGAGCAGGCCGCGCGCGGTCAGGCGTTCGTGTCTCTCGGGACCTATCCGGACCTCGAGAGCGCTCTCGCGCGATTCCGGCTGATTCCGCCGCAACCGTGTGAGAACACCTTCATCGTCGACTTCATCGCGAGAAGGTCGCTACGCGAGACCCCGGACGGTTGGACGTGGAAGTTCGACCCTCGTATCTTCGATCAGGCCTATCGCCCACTGGGCGAACGGCTCCAGGCGATCACAACGAGAGTCGCGCTCTTTCGTGGTGAGTTCAGTGCGATCGTCCCACCGGACATCGCAGAGCACATGTACGACCTCATGGGCCACAACGCTCCGGTCGTGTCCATTCCTGAAGCACATCACCATCTCATCCTCGACCAGCCTCTGGCGTTCGTGGCGGCGCTGAGGACCCTGCTGGCCGACTGGGAGCACTCGATCCCGCGCCGGGGCGAGTCGCCGCCGACCCCGGGCCCGTAGTCGGATCGGTCTCTGCTCCCGACCCGCGGCCTCGCGTCGACCTGAGGTACCTGGTACGAAGACGGCTCCGCAGCCTTCTAGTCTTGACCCGGAGAGGGAGGTATGAACAGTGCTGGAAACCGGTGACCAGGCGCCCAGGTTCGAACTCGCCGACGATGCAGGGAACACAGTCACACTCGATGGCTTCAGAGGCAGGCATCTCGTGGTGTACTTCTACCCCAAAGCCATGACTCCCGGCTGCACGACCGAAGCGTGTGATTTCCGTGATCGCAGCGACCGCCTCCGCGAGGCGGGGTATGCGGTCGTTGGCATCAGCCCTGATCCCGCTTCGCGACTGGCGAAGTTCAAGGAGAAGGAGCACCTGAATTTCCCGCTGCTCTCGGACGAAGATCATGCGGTCGCCGAGGCGTACGGGGCATGGGGAACGAAGAAGAACTACGGCAGGGAGTACGAGGGAATCATTCGCTCCACGTTCGTCATCGGGCCCGACGGCACGGTGGTTCGGGTGTACCGAAACGTCCGCGCCAAGGGGCATGTCGAGCGGCTGATCGCAGAGATGCCATGAGAGTCGTCGCGGTCATCGTCCTCGGGCTCCAGGTTCTGCTGATGCAGTCGGCACTGGCGGCCGATACCACGTCACTTGCCGACCAGGCGGCATTTCGCCACTACGCCATCGAGGAGGGCGCACCCGTCGACGTCGACGCCATGGAGCAGCTCGTCACGGATCTTCCCGACACGCCGGCCCTCTACTTCGTGGCGCTCGCCGAAGATCCCCCGGAGGGTGCCGATGTGGTCGCCAGAGACATCCTCACGGCGCTGCCTGGCGGAACCGTGATCGTGGTGACCCCAACCGATCTGGGGACTGTCAGCAGTGACTTTTCCGATGGACAGCTCAGCGACGCTCTCGACGCCGGCATCGATCTCTATGACACCAGCTACGTCGAAGGTTTCCGAGCGTTTGCCAATGTCCTGACCGGCGCGCCGATGATCACGGCCACGGCTGCCGGCAGTTCCGGAGGCGGTGGTGCGGGAGTGCTCGTCCCGGTATTGCTGATCGGCGGTGTGATCGTTCTCGTGGTCGTGTTGATGAGAAAGGGGAAGAAAGGCGACGAGGAGATCGAGCGGCGCCGTGTCGAGGAGGCTCGCGACGAGATCAAGACGCAGCTCGACGCGATCGCGAACCGAATCATCGAACTGAGCGACCAGGTGTCGATCACCGCCAACGACGAGGCTACCGAGCACTATCGGGCCGCGACTACCACATTCGATGCTGCACAAGGCGCCTTCGAGAGCGCGGATACCCTTGCCGCCCTCGAGGATCTTTCCGACCGGTTGGACCGGGCGCGCTGGCAGCTCGAAGCGGCCGACGCGATCAGCGAGGGCCGTTCCGCACCGCCGGAGCCGCAGGATCGCCCTTCGTCGTGTTTCTTCGACCCGGCGCACCGGGGTGGGACGGAGGAGGGGACCATCACGACGCCTGCCGGGGTGAAGATCGTGAGCGTCTGTCACGAATGTGCCGAGAAGCTTCGCAACGGGGAACGGCCGAGATCGCGCGACATTCTCGTCGGCGGCCGTCGCGTGCCCGCGCCCATGGCGCCGCGGTCGCACGGCGGTGGAGGGCTGGACTGGATGGACGTGTTCCAGATG contains these protein-coding regions:
- a CDS encoding short chain dehydrogenase, with product MEPEEHTIDVDGCPIHYLGWGDLDMPGLVFVHGGAAHAHWWSHLAPLFTERWHVVALDLSGHGDSGRHSEYSREVWSREVMAVAADAGFPGPPVVVGHSLGGMVIIETAAAFGDDLAGAVIVDTPVRRPDPESEQAARGQAFVSLGTYPDLESALARFRLIPPQPCENTFIVDFIARRSLRETPDGWTWKFDPRIFDQAYRPLGERLQAITTRVALFRGEFSAIVPPDIAEHMYDLMGHNAPVVSIPEAHHHLILDQPLAFVAALRTLLADWEHSIPRRGESPPTPGP
- the bcp gene encoding putative peroxiredoxin/MT2597 encodes the protein MLETGDQAPRFELADDAGNTVTLDGFRGRHLVVYFYPKAMTPGCTTEACDFRDRSDRLREAGYAVVGISPDPASRLAKFKEKEHLNFPLLSDEDHAVAEAYGAWGTKKNYGREYEGIIRSTFVIGPDGTVVRVYRNVRAKGHVERLIAEMP